From Eleftheria terrae, the proteins below share one genomic window:
- a CDS encoding YebC/PmpR family DNA-binding transcriptional regulator, protein MAGHSKWANIQHRKGRQDEKRGKIWTRVIREIIVAARQGGGDIATNPRLRLAIEKAKAANMPADTIKRNVDKATGNLEGVSYEEIRYEGYGIGGAAVIVDCMTDNRVRTVAEVRHAFSKYGGNLGTEGSVAFQFKHCGQFVFAPGSAEDKIMEVALEAGAEDVVTDDDGAIEVLCAPGDFEAVQAALDGAGLKPEVAEVTMRAENTIELSGEDAQRMQKLLDVLEDLDDAQEVYHNAIINE, encoded by the coding sequence ATGGCCGGTCATTCCAAATGGGCCAACATCCAACATCGCAAAGGTCGCCAGGACGAGAAGCGCGGCAAGATCTGGACGCGGGTCATCCGCGAAATCATCGTCGCCGCCCGCCAGGGCGGCGGTGACATCGCCACCAACCCGCGACTGCGCCTGGCCATCGAGAAGGCCAAGGCGGCCAACATGCCGGCCGACACCATCAAGCGCAACGTCGACAAGGCCACCGGCAACCTCGAGGGCGTGAGCTACGAGGAAATCCGCTACGAAGGCTATGGCATTGGCGGCGCGGCCGTGATCGTCGACTGCATGACGGACAACCGCGTGCGCACCGTCGCCGAAGTCCGGCATGCCTTCAGCAAGTACGGTGGCAACCTGGGCACCGAAGGCTCGGTGGCCTTCCAGTTCAAGCACTGCGGACAGTTCGTGTTCGCGCCTGGCAGCGCCGAGGACAAGATCATGGAAGTGGCGCTGGAAGCCGGCGCCGAGGACGTGGTCACCGACGACGACGGCGCCATCGAGGTGCTCTGCGCCCCGGGCGACTTCGAGGCGGTACAGGCGGCGCTCGACGGCGCCGGCCTGAAACCCGAGGTGGCAGAAGTGACCATGCGCGCGGAGAACACCATCGAGTTGTCCGGCGAGGACGCGCAGCGGATGCAGAAGCTGCTGGACGTGCTCGAGGACCTCGACGACGCGCAAGAGGTCTACCACAACGCGATCATCAACGAATGA
- the purD gene encoding phosphoribosylamine--glycine ligase, with translation MKVLVIGSGGREHALAWKLAQSPKVHRVYVAPGNGGTLLDPRLHNVAIGDPQALADFAEAEKIGITVVGPEAPLAAGVVDVFRARGLRIFGPTRAAAQLESSKAFAKDFMRRHKIPTAAYETFSDAQAAHAYVDRMGAPIVIKADGLAAGKGVVVAMTLQEAHEAIDWMLLDNKLGVVHNDGGARVVVEEFLQGEEASFIVLCDGKNVLALATSQDHKRLNDGDQGPNTGGMGAYSPAPVVTPNVHGRTMQDIILPTIAGMARDGIPYTGFLYAGLMIDAQGQPKALEFNCRMGDPETQPIMMRLKTDLLDVMLASTDGSLDKVELQWDRRVALGVVLAAHGYPLNPRKGDLITGLPAEQPDAMVFHAGTVGDAGQTRTSGGRVLCVTALGDSVKTAQQRAYQVLHGIHFDGMQFRGDIGYRAVKR, from the coding sequence ATGAAAGTTCTCGTCATCGGCTCGGGCGGCCGCGAACACGCCCTGGCATGGAAACTCGCGCAGTCGCCCAAGGTGCACCGCGTCTATGTGGCGCCGGGCAACGGCGGCACCTTGCTCGACCCGCGCCTGCACAACGTCGCCATCGGCGACCCGCAGGCGCTGGCCGACTTCGCGGAAGCCGAGAAGATCGGCATCACGGTGGTCGGCCCGGAAGCCCCGCTGGCGGCCGGCGTGGTGGACGTGTTCCGCGCCCGCGGGCTGCGCATCTTCGGCCCCACCCGGGCGGCGGCCCAGCTCGAGAGCTCCAAGGCCTTCGCCAAGGACTTCATGCGGCGCCACAAGATTCCGACCGCGGCCTATGAGACCTTCAGCGATGCGCAGGCCGCGCACGCCTATGTCGACCGCATGGGCGCGCCCATCGTCATCAAGGCCGACGGCCTGGCCGCCGGCAAGGGCGTGGTGGTCGCCATGACCCTTCAGGAGGCGCACGAGGCCATCGACTGGATGCTGCTCGACAACAAGCTGGGTGTCGTGCACAACGACGGCGGCGCGCGCGTGGTGGTGGAAGAGTTCCTGCAGGGCGAGGAAGCCAGCTTCATCGTGCTGTGCGACGGGAAGAACGTGCTGGCCCTGGCCACCAGCCAGGACCACAAGCGCCTGAACGACGGTGACCAGGGGCCCAACACCGGCGGCATGGGCGCCTACTCGCCCGCCCCGGTGGTGACGCCCAACGTGCATGGCCGCACGATGCAGGACATCATCCTGCCCACCATCGCCGGCATGGCGCGCGACGGCATTCCGTACACCGGCTTCCTCTATGCCGGACTGATGATCGACGCCCAGGGCCAGCCCAAGGCGCTGGAGTTCAACTGCCGCATGGGTGACCCCGAGACCCAGCCGATCATGATGCGTCTCAAGACCGATCTGCTGGACGTGATGCTGGCCTCCACCGACGGTTCGCTCGACAAGGTGGAGCTGCAGTGGGACCGCCGTGTCGCGCTCGGCGTGGTGCTGGCCGCGCATGGCTACCCGCTGAACCCGCGCAAGGGTGACCTCATCACCGGGCTGCCGGCCGAGCAGCCCGATGCGATGGTCTTCCATGCCGGCACCGTGGGCGATGCTGGCCAGACCCGCACCTCCGGTGGCCGTGTGCTGTGCGTGACGGCGCTGGGCGATTCGGTGAAGACCGCGCAGCAGCGCGCCTACCAGGTGCTGCACGGCATCCACTTCGACGGCATGCAGTTCCGCGGCGACATCGGCTACCGCGCGGTGAAGCGGTGA
- the hemF gene encoding oxygen-dependent coproporphyrinogen oxidase, protein MKTEDVRTYLLGLQDRIIDTMQAEDGTPFVRDAWTRPPGGRLQGDGVSRLVEDGPLLERGGCNFSHVRGPQLPPSATQHRPELAGAPFEALGVSLVFHPRNPYVPTVHMNVRMIAAHPAGRETVSWFGGGMDLTPYYGFEEDARHFHATCQQALAPFGEDKYPRFKQWCDEYFFLKHRNEARGIGGIFYDDYTEGGFDGGFAMMRSVGDAFLHAYLPILQRRRVLTYGERERDFQAYRRGRYVEFNLVWDRGTLFGLQSGGRTESILMSMPPLAKWRYDWHPEEGSAEQRLYTDFLVPRAWL, encoded by the coding sequence ATGAAGACCGAGGACGTCCGCACCTACCTGCTGGGCCTGCAGGACCGCATCATCGACACGATGCAGGCAGAGGACGGCACGCCTTTCGTCCGGGATGCCTGGACCCGCCCACCCGGCGGGCGCCTGCAGGGCGATGGGGTGTCGCGGCTGGTCGAGGACGGGCCGCTGCTGGAGCGCGGCGGCTGCAACTTCTCGCATGTGCGGGGGCCGCAGCTGCCGCCTTCGGCCACCCAGCACCGGCCTGAGCTGGCTGGCGCGCCTTTCGAGGCGCTGGGCGTGTCGCTGGTCTTCCATCCGCGCAACCCGTATGTGCCCACCGTGCACATGAACGTGCGCATGATCGCCGCGCATCCGGCGGGCCGCGAGACGGTCAGCTGGTTCGGCGGCGGCATGGACCTGACGCCCTATTACGGCTTTGAAGAGGACGCCCGCCATTTCCACGCCACCTGCCAGCAAGCCCTGGCACCCTTTGGCGAGGACAAGTACCCGCGCTTCAAGCAGTGGTGCGACGAGTACTTCTTCCTGAAGCACCGCAACGAGGCGCGTGGCATCGGCGGCATCTTCTATGACGACTACACCGAAGGCGGCTTCGACGGCGGCTTCGCGATGATGCGCTCGGTGGGCGATGCCTTCCTGCACGCCTACCTGCCCATCTTGCAACGCCGCCGCGTGCTGACCTACGGCGAGCGCGAGCGCGACTTCCAGGCCTACCGGCGCGGACGCTATGTCGAGTTCAACCTGGTCTGGGATCGCGGCACCCTGTTCGGCCTGCAGTCGGGCGGGCGCACCGAGTCCATCCTGATGTCGATGCCGCCGCTGGCCAAGTGGCGCTACGACTGGCATCCCGAGGAAGGCAGCGCCGAGCAGCGGCTGTACACCGATTTCCTGGTGCCGCGCGCATGGCTCTGA
- the nadD gene encoding nicotinate-nucleotide adenylyltransferase, translated as MALSGAAPRRIGIFGGSFDPVHHAHLALARVARDHLGLDRLLWVPVGMAWHKARVLAPAEHRVAMAKLAVEGERGFEVSTCEVERSGPSYTIETVRELQAREPGPAQWLLVIGQDQYAGFDRWHGWTELLQRVTLAVAGRAGVEPAPGAVLAGHPHAIEQLPLPAMSISSTEVRSRVARGEPVDALVPGSVARYIAQHRLYSNL; from the coding sequence ATGGCTCTGAGCGGTGCAGCGCCCCGGCGTATCGGCATCTTCGGCGGCAGCTTCGACCCGGTCCACCATGCCCACCTGGCACTGGCGCGGGTGGCCCGCGACCACCTCGGCCTCGACCGGCTGCTGTGGGTGCCGGTCGGCATGGCGTGGCACAAGGCACGCGTGCTGGCGCCGGCCGAGCATCGGGTGGCGATGGCCAAGCTGGCGGTCGAGGGGGAGCGCGGCTTCGAGGTGTCGACCTGCGAGGTCGAGCGCAGCGGACCGAGCTACACCATCGAAACGGTGCGCGAGCTGCAAGCGCGCGAACCGGGCCCCGCACAGTGGCTCTTGGTCATCGGCCAGGACCAGTACGCCGGCTTCGACCGCTGGCATGGCTGGACCGAGTTGCTGCAGCGCGTGACGCTTGCGGTGGCCGGCCGAGCCGGTGTCGAGCCAGCCCCCGGAGCAGTGCTGGCCGGGCATCCGCATGCGATCGAACAGCTGCCGTTGCCGGCCATGTCGATCTCGTCCACCGAGGTGCGCAGCCGCGTTGCGCGGGGCGAGCCGGTGGATGCGCTGGTTCCTGGGTCGGTGGCGCGCTATATTGCGCAGCATCGCCTTTATTCAAATCTTTGA
- the rsfS gene encoding ribosome silencing factor, with protein sequence MDIRKLQRAIVDGLEDVKAQDIAVFNTEHLSPLFERVIIASGTSNRQTKALAASVRDSVREQGFQVMRTEGEANGEWIIVDCGAAVAHIMQPAFRQYYHLEEIWGEKPVKLKAAETKRLPKAEGAEDEDEAVEAPAARKAPAKKTAAKKAAADKAPAKKVAAKKVAAKKVAARKAAAPKPAAGRDTPARKAALTGPAGKTAAAKKAPAAKKVAAKKVAAKKAPAVSRTVTVTTGTVRAAAKKVAAKKAPAKKVAAKKAVAKKAPARKA encoded by the coding sequence ATGGACATCCGCAAACTGCAGCGAGCCATCGTCGATGGCCTGGAAGACGTCAAGGCCCAAGACATCGCAGTGTTCAACACTGAACACCTGTCGCCCCTGTTCGAGCGGGTCATCATCGCTTCCGGCACCTCGAACCGCCAGACCAAGGCACTGGCCGCCAGCGTCCGCGACAGCGTCCGGGAGCAGGGCTTCCAGGTGATGCGCACCGAAGGCGAAGCCAATGGCGAATGGATCATCGTGGACTGCGGCGCCGCCGTGGCCCACATCATGCAACCCGCTTTCCGCCAGTACTACCACCTGGAGGAGATCTGGGGCGAGAAGCCGGTCAAGCTGAAAGCCGCCGAGACCAAGCGCCTGCCCAAGGCCGAAGGGGCCGAGGACGAAGACGAAGCTGTCGAGGCACCGGCCGCCAGGAAGGCCCCGGCCAAGAAGACAGCCGCCAAGAAGGCGGCTGCCGACAAGGCGCCGGCGAAGAAGGTGGCCGCGAAGAAGGTGGCAGCCAAGAAGGTCGCCGCCAGGAAGGCGGCCGCGCCGAAGCCGGCCGCAGGCCGCGACACCCCGGCGCGCAAGGCCGCCCTGACTGGTCCGGCCGGCAAGACCGCCGCGGCCAAGAAGGCGCCTGCTGCCAAGAAGGTGGCGGCGAAGAAGGTCGCGGCCAAGAAGGCGCCGGCCGTCAGCCGCACCGTGACCGTCACCACCGGCACGGTGCGCGCGGCCGCCAAGAAGGTGGCAGCCAAGAAGGCGCCGGCGAAGAAGGTGGCAGCCAAGAAGGCCGTGGCCAAGAAGGCGCCTGCGCGCAAGGCATGA
- the rlmH gene encoding 23S rRNA (pseudouridine(1915)-N(3))-methyltransferase RlmH, translated as MKLLVVAVGQRMPAWAETAYDDYAKRFPPELRLELKAVKTEPRGNNKSTDSLMAAERGRIEAAVPKGARVVVLDERGDRLTTVQLAGRLKAWMHDGRDVALLIGGPDGLDPALRAAAEERLRLSDLTLPHAFVRVLLAEQLYRAWSVMVGHPYHRE; from the coding sequence ATGAAGCTGCTGGTCGTCGCGGTCGGTCAGCGCATGCCGGCCTGGGCCGAGACGGCCTATGACGACTATGCCAAGCGCTTCCCGCCCGAGCTGCGGCTGGAGCTCAAGGCCGTCAAGACCGAGCCGCGCGGCAACAACAAGTCGACCGACTCGCTGATGGCCGCCGAGCGCGGCCGCATCGAGGCGGCCGTGCCCAAGGGTGCCCGCGTGGTGGTGCTCGACGAGCGTGGCGACCGGCTCACGACCGTGCAGCTGGCCGGCCGCCTCAAGGCCTGGATGCATGACGGCCGCGACGTGGCCCTGCTGATCGGCGGGCCGGACGGCCTGGACCCGGCCCTGCGCGCCGCCGCCGAGGAGCGGCTGCGCCTGTCCGACCTGACCCTGCCGCATGCCTTCGTGCGGGTGTTGCTCGCCGAGCAGCTGTACCGCGCCTGGTCGGTCATGGTCGGCCATCCTTACCACCGCGAATGA
- a CDS encoding Maf family protein, translated as MPNNKAPAHDFLYLASQSPRRRQLLEQLGVRYELLLPDADEDAEALEAERAGEAPAAYVERVTLAKLGAARQRLKRRGLPAAPILCSDTTVALGRRILGKPRDADDATEMLRSLSGREHRAITAVALGTARRTECEVNVSRVRFAPLGEAELAAYVASGVPMGKAGAYAIQSQAAAWIERITGSYSGIMGLPLYETARLLQRFGVRY; from the coding sequence ATGCCCAACAACAAAGCTCCTGCCCACGATTTCCTCTACCTTGCCTCGCAGAGCCCGCGCCGCCGCCAGTTGCTGGAGCAGCTGGGCGTGCGCTACGAACTGCTGCTGCCCGATGCAGACGAAGATGCCGAGGCGCTGGAGGCCGAGCGGGCCGGCGAGGCGCCGGCCGCCTATGTCGAGCGCGTCACGCTGGCCAAGCTTGGCGCCGCGCGCCAGCGCCTGAAGCGCCGCGGCCTGCCGGCGGCGCCCATCCTCTGCTCCGATACCACCGTGGCGCTGGGCCGGCGCATCCTCGGCAAGCCGCGGGACGCCGACGACGCCACCGAGATGCTGCGCTCGCTGTCGGGCCGCGAGCACCGGGCCATCACCGCAGTGGCGCTGGGCACCGCCCGGCGTACCGAGTGCGAGGTGAACGTCTCGCGGGTGCGTTTCGCACCGCTCGGCGAGGCCGAGCTGGCCGCTTATGTGGCCAGCGGCGTGCCGATGGGCAAGGCCGGCGCCTACGCCATCCAGAGCCAGGCCGCAGCCTGGATCGAGCGCATCACCGGAAGTTACTCCGGTATCATGGGTTTGCCCCTGTACGAGACGGCCCGGCTTCTGCAACGCTTCGGTGTCCGGTACTGA
- the rng gene encoding ribonuclease G, with amino-acid sequence MQDILINWSPQETRVAIVENGAVQELHVERTLERGLVGNIYVGKVARVLPGMQSAFIDIGLERAAFLHVADVWQRGAFAEGGHGGAPPTPIEKLVFEGQSLTVQVIKDPIGTKGARLATQISIAGRLLVFLPQDDHIGISQKIGSPELREQLRSRMGRLVGEEGGGFILRTNAEDATDEELAADIAYLRKMWASIRQASFKTPPGSLLHQDLNLAQRVLRDLASDETQAIRIDSRVQFEALARFGREYTPGSVHKLQHYRGERPIFDLFNIDQEVEKALARRVDLKSGGYLIVDQTEALTTIDVNTGGYVGARNFDDTIFKTNLEAAQAIARQLRLRNLGGIIILDFIDMVREEHKDAVLAELRKQLQRDRVKMTVSGFTQLGLVEMTRKRTRESLAHMLCEPCPTCSGKGSVKTARSVCYEILREILREARQFNPKEFRVVASPAVVEMLLDEESAHLAALSDFIGKPISLQTEATVSPEQYDIVLL; translated from the coding sequence ATGCAAGACATCCTCATCAACTGGTCCCCGCAGGAAACGCGGGTGGCCATCGTCGAGAACGGCGCGGTGCAGGAGCTGCACGTCGAGCGTACGCTGGAGCGTGGCCTGGTGGGCAACATCTATGTCGGCAAGGTGGCCCGCGTGCTGCCCGGCATGCAGTCCGCCTTCATCGACATCGGCCTGGAGCGGGCCGCCTTCCTGCATGTGGCTGACGTCTGGCAGCGCGGCGCCTTCGCCGAGGGCGGCCATGGCGGCGCCCCGCCCACCCCCATCGAGAAGCTCGTGTTCGAGGGCCAAAGCCTCACCGTGCAGGTCATCAAGGACCCCATCGGCACCAAGGGGGCCCGGCTCGCCACCCAGATCAGCATTGCCGGCCGGCTGCTGGTCTTCCTGCCGCAGGACGACCACATCGGCATCTCGCAGAAGATCGGCTCGCCCGAGCTGCGCGAGCAACTGCGCAGCCGCATGGGCCGGCTGGTGGGCGAGGAGGGCGGCGGCTTCATCCTGCGCACCAATGCCGAGGACGCCACCGACGAGGAACTGGCCGCCGATATTGCCTACCTGCGCAAGATGTGGGCGAGCATCCGCCAGGCCAGCTTCAAGACCCCGCCCGGCTCCCTGCTGCACCAGGACCTGAACCTGGCGCAGCGGGTGCTGCGCGACCTGGCCAGCGACGAGACCCAGGCCATCCGCATCGACTCCCGCGTGCAGTTCGAGGCGCTGGCCCGCTTCGGCCGCGAGTACACCCCGGGCTCGGTGCACAAGCTGCAGCACTACCGTGGCGAGCGGCCGATCTTCGACCTCTTCAACATCGACCAGGAAGTCGAGAAGGCGCTGGCGCGGCGGGTCGACCTGAAGTCGGGCGGCTACCTGATCGTCGACCAGACCGAGGCGCTGACCACCATCGACGTCAACACCGGCGGCTATGTCGGTGCCCGCAACTTCGACGACACCATCTTCAAGACCAACCTGGAAGCAGCCCAGGCCATCGCCCGCCAGCTGCGGCTGCGCAACCTGGGCGGCATCATCATCCTCGACTTCATCGACATGGTGCGCGAGGAGCACAAGGACGCGGTGCTGGCCGAGCTGCGCAAGCAGCTGCAGCGCGACCGGGTCAAGATGACGGTGAGCGGCTTCACCCAGCTGGGCCTGGTGGAGATGACGCGCAAGCGCACCCGCGAGTCGCTGGCCCACATGCTGTGCGAGCCTTGCCCCACCTGCAGCGGCAAGGGCTCGGTAAAGACCGCGCGCAGTGTTTGCTACGAGATCCTGCGCGAGATCCTGCGCGAGGCGCGGCAGTTCAACCCGAAGGAATTCCGGGTGGTGGCGTCGCCGGCGGTGGTCGAGATGCTGCTCGACGAAGAGAGCGCCCACTTGGCTGCGCTGTCCGACTTCATCGGCAAGCCCATCTCGCTGCAGACCGAAGCCACCGTCTCACCGGAGCAGTACGACATCGTGCTGCTGTGA
- the tolB gene encoding Tol-Pal system beta propeller repeat protein TolB gives MSMFSRRSFLSVPAALAAGGAMAQFRVDITGVGATQFPIAIAPFRGEAGWTQQVSAIVRADLERSGQFRSVDAGGAALDESARPTPAEWRGRGADALAVGSVSKLADGRVDVRFRLWDTVRGQDLGGQAYAVVEADMRLVAHRIADYIYEKITGEKGVFATRIAYVTKAAQRHTLWVADSDGEAAQVALASAEPIISPAWSPGGAELAYVSFETRKPVVYSQEIATGKRRPIAAFKGSNSAPAWSPDGSQMVVVLTRDGLSQLYGLSRSGEGLKRLTNSPGIDTEPVFSADGKSIYFVSDRGGSPQIYRMPAGGGSAERITFNGSYNVSPAVSPDGRWLTFITRNGGGAFRVQLMELASGTVTTISDTRDDESPSFAPNSRLILYATRAQGRDVLMTTTLDGKIKATLLSNRGDVREPVWGPFSR, from the coding sequence ATGAGCATGTTCTCCCGCCGTAGCTTTCTGTCCGTCCCGGCCGCACTTGCCGCCGGCGGCGCGATGGCGCAGTTCCGCGTCGACATCACCGGCGTGGGGGCCACGCAGTTCCCCATCGCCATCGCGCCCTTCCGGGGCGAGGCCGGCTGGACCCAGCAGGTCTCGGCCATCGTGCGCGCCGACCTGGAGCGCAGTGGCCAGTTCCGCAGTGTCGATGCCGGCGGCGCCGCGCTCGACGAGTCGGCCCGCCCCACGCCGGCCGAATGGCGCGGCCGCGGTGCCGACGCCCTGGCGGTGGGCAGCGTCTCCAAGCTGGCCGACGGCCGGGTCGACGTGCGCTTCCGCCTGTGGGACACGGTGCGCGGGCAGGACCTGGGCGGCCAGGCCTATGCAGTGGTGGAGGCCGACATGCGCCTGGTGGCGCACCGCATCGCCGACTACATCTATGAAAAGATCACCGGCGAGAAGGGCGTCTTCGCCACCCGCATCGCCTATGTGACCAAGGCTGCACAGCGCCATACCCTCTGGGTGGCCGACTCCGACGGCGAGGCGGCGCAGGTGGCCCTCGCCAGCGCCGAGCCCATCATCTCGCCGGCCTGGTCGCCAGGTGGCGCGGAGCTGGCCTATGTGTCCTTCGAGACCCGCAAGCCGGTGGTCTACTCGCAGGAGATCGCCACCGGCAAGCGCCGCCCCATCGCCGCCTTCAAGGGCTCCAACAGCGCGCCGGCCTGGTCGCCGGACGGCAGCCAGATGGTGGTGGTGCTGACCCGCGACGGCCTGTCGCAGCTGTATGGCCTGAGCCGCAGCGGCGAAGGCCTGAAGCGGCTGACCAACAGCCCCGGCATCGACACCGAGCCGGTCTTCAGCGCCGACGGCAAGTCCATCTACTTCGTCAGCGACCGCGGCGGCTCGCCGCAGATCTACCGCATGCCGGCGGGCGGTGGTTCGGCCGAGCGCATCACCTTCAACGGCAGCTACAACGTCAGCCCGGCCGTCAGCCCCGATGGCCGTTGGCTCACTTTCATCACGCGCAACGGCGGCGGTGCCTTCCGGGTGCAGCTGATGGAGCTGGCCTCCGGCACGGTGACCACCATTTCCGACACCCGTGACGACGAGAGCCCGAGCTTCGCGCCGAACAGCCGGCTGATTCTTTATGCCACCCGGGCCCAGGGCCGGGACGTGTTGATGACCACCACGCTTGATGGCAAGATCAAAGCGACCCTGCTGTCCAACCGGGGGGACGTGCGGGAGCCGGTCTGGGGCCCGTTCTCACGTTGA
- the pal gene encoding peptidoglycan-associated lipoprotein Pal, with the protein MKLRTVSSALATACLAAVLAGCGSSVKLDETPVESREPKAVGTGSGAAESAVKNVDLSAQQGQQGDAASKLDRVVYFDFDSYVVKDEYGQTMASYAKLLNGGQRRVTIEGHADERGGREYNLALGQKRAEAVRKSLELLGVKEAQMEAVSYGEERPAAQGGDEEAWAKNRRAELNLR; encoded by the coding sequence ATGAAACTTCGCACTGTGTCCTCTGCGCTGGCAACCGCATGCCTGGCCGCGGTCCTGGCGGGCTGCGGATCCAGCGTGAAACTGGATGAGACGCCGGTGGAAAGCCGCGAGCCCAAGGCCGTTGGTACGGGCAGCGGTGCCGCCGAGTCCGCCGTGAAGAACGTCGACCTGTCGGCCCAGCAAGGCCAGCAAGGTGACGCGGCCAGCAAGCTCGACCGGGTGGTGTACTTCGACTTCGACAGCTATGTGGTGAAGGACGAGTACGGCCAGACGATGGCCTCCTATGCCAAGCTGCTCAACGGCGGCCAGCGTCGCGTCACGATCGAAGGCCATGCCGACGAGCGCGGTGGCCGCGAATACAACCTGGCCCTGGGCCAGAAGCGCGCCGAGGCGGTGCGCAAGTCGCTGGAACTGCTGGGCGTCAAGGAAGCCCAGATGGAAGCGGTCAGCTACGGTGAAGAGCGTCCGGCTGCCCAGGGCGGCGACGAAGAGGCGTGGGCCAAGAACCGCCGCGCCGAACTGAACCTGCGCTGA
- the ybgF gene encoding tol-pal system protein YbgF produces MKLRIHRGPRSAVQAALLAWSCMAPLSAHALFSDDEARRAILDLRQKVEQGHEQRRAEQARTTEQIDQLRRSLLDLNNQLEQMRAETARLRGENEQLARQLSEVQRGQTDLKQGLDDRMRQFEPQKVTVDGKEFQVRPDEKRDYEAALELFRKGDFPAAATAFAGFQKRYPGSGYNESVLYWMGNAHYGKRDYRDAMAAFRGLVTTSPQHMRAPEALLSIAMCQIELKDRAAARRTLDELIKAHPQSEAAAEAKERLAALR; encoded by the coding sequence ATGAAGCTCCGCATCCATCGCGGACCGCGCAGCGCGGTGCAGGCCGCGCTGCTGGCCTGGTCCTGCATGGCGCCGCTTTCGGCCCATGCACTGTTCAGCGACGACGAGGCGCGCCGCGCCATCCTTGACCTGCGCCAGAAGGTCGAGCAGGGCCACGAGCAGCGTCGTGCCGAGCAGGCGCGCACCACCGAGCAGATCGACCAGCTGCGCCGCAGCCTGCTGGACCTGAACAACCAGCTGGAGCAGATGCGGGCGGAAACCGCTCGCCTGCGCGGCGAGAACGAGCAGCTGGCACGCCAGCTGTCGGAGGTACAGCGCGGCCAGACCGACCTGAAGCAGGGCCTGGACGACCGCATGCGCCAGTTCGAGCCGCAGAAGGTGACGGTGGACGGCAAGGAGTTCCAGGTCCGTCCCGATGAGAAGCGCGACTACGAAGCGGCCCTGGAGTTGTTCCGCAAGGGCGACTTCCCGGCCGCTGCGACCGCCTTTGCCGGCTTCCAGAAGCGCTACCCGGGCAGCGGCTACAACGAGTCGGTGCTGTACTGGATGGGCAACGCGCACTATGGCAAGCGCGACTATCGCGACGCGATGGCGGCATTCCGCGGCTTGGTCACGACCTCGCCGCAGCACATGCGGGCGCCCGAAGCGCTGCTGTCGATCGCGATGTGCCAGATCGAGCTCAAGGACCGTGCGGCCGCGCGTCGCACCCTGGACGAGCTGATCAAGGCCCATCCGCAAAGCGAAGCGGCCGCTGAAGCCAAGGAGCGGCTGGCGGCCCTGCGCTGA
- a CDS encoding tRNA threonylcarbamoyladenosine dehydratase produces MNDLALDDIGIRTGNDDGDDGERRFGGLRRLYGSEGYQRLRAARVAVVGLGGVGSWAAEALARSGVAELQLFDLDHVALSNVNRQVHALETTLGQSKVQALRERIELIHPGCRVLGVEEFVEPDNWPQLLQGPVDAVIDCCDQVRAKNALAAWSLATRTSLVTVGAAGGKQRAQAVELADLSETTHDPLLASLRQRLRREHGAPRKGRIGISCVFSREPVTRPPESCDVDGSLNCHGYGSVVSVTATFGLVAAGEVLRQLTAGECKPR; encoded by the coding sequence ATGAACGATCTTGCGCTCGACGACATCGGCATCCGCACGGGCAATGACGACGGCGACGATGGCGAGCGCCGCTTCGGTGGCCTGCGCCGCCTCTATGGCTCGGAAGGCTACCAGCGGCTGCGCGCGGCGCGCGTGGCGGTGGTCGGGCTGGGAGGCGTCGGCTCCTGGGCGGCCGAGGCCCTGGCGCGCAGCGGCGTCGCCGAGCTGCAGCTGTTCGACCTCGATCATGTGGCACTGAGCAACGTCAACCGGCAGGTGCATGCCCTGGAGACCACCCTCGGCCAGTCCAAGGTGCAAGCCCTGCGCGAGCGCATCGAGCTGATCCACCCCGGCTGTCGGGTGCTCGGCGTGGAGGAGTTCGTCGAGCCCGACAACTGGCCGCAATTGCTGCAAGGTCCCGTCGATGCGGTGATCGATTGCTGCGACCAGGTGCGCGCCAAGAACGCGCTGGCTGCCTGGTCGCTGGCGACTCGCACATCGTTGGTGACGGTGGGGGCGGCGGGTGGCAAGCAGCGGGCTCAGGCCGTCGAGCTGGCCGATCTGTCGGAGACCACGCATGATCCGCTGCTGGCGTCGCTGCGGCAGCGCCTGCGGCGCGAGCATGGCGCGCCGAGGAAGGGACGCATCGGCATCAGTTGCGTCTTCTCCCGCGAGCCGGTGACCCGTCCGCCCGAGAGCTGCGACGTCGACGGCAGCCTCAATTGCCATGGCTATGGATCGGTGGTCAGCGTGACGGCCACCTTCGGCCTGGTGGCGGCCGGCGAGGTGTTGCGCCAGCTCACCGCAGGGGAGTGCAAGCCGCGCTGA